The following proteins come from a genomic window of Methylorubrum populi:
- the radA gene encoding DNA repair protein RadA: MAKIQQTFVCQSCGAVYNRWRGRCEACNGWNTIQEEVPSAGPQSGPAATRPSRARGRVFPLEGLTGEAKEAPRTASGINELDRVTGGGFVRGSVILLGGDPGIGKSTLLMQASAAMAKSGERVAYISGEEAVGQVRLRAERLGLAGHPVELAAQTNVEDIVETLSQGQPPALTIIDSIQTMWTETVESAPGTVTQVRSSAQALIRFAKTTGTAVILVGHVTKDGQIAGPRVVEHMVDAVASFEGDQGHHFRILRAVKNRFGPTDEIGVFEMTDAGLAEVPNPSALFLAGRDHAAPGTAVFAGMEGTRPLLVEIQALVAPSSLGMPRRAVVGWDPNRLSMVLAVLEAHGGIRLGGHDVYLNVAGGLRITEPAADLAVAAALVSSLSGAALPSDSVYFGELGLSGAVRPVSQAPARLKEALKLGFGKAITPQGRGETGDRALPTEALRHIADLVAGIASGAPRRGGGRPRAVRYEEEV, encoded by the coding sequence ATGGCCAAGATCCAACAGACCTTCGTCTGCCAGTCCTGCGGGGCGGTCTACAACCGCTGGCGCGGGCGCTGCGAGGCCTGCAACGGTTGGAACACGATCCAGGAGGAGGTGCCCAGCGCCGGCCCGCAATCGGGTCCGGCCGCGACCCGGCCGTCGCGGGCGCGGGGCCGCGTCTTCCCCCTCGAAGGCCTGACCGGCGAGGCCAAGGAGGCCCCGCGCACGGCCTCGGGCATCAACGAACTGGACCGGGTGACCGGCGGCGGCTTCGTGCGCGGCTCGGTGATCCTGCTCGGCGGCGATCCCGGCATCGGCAAGTCGACGCTGCTGATGCAGGCCTCCGCCGCCATGGCGAAAAGCGGGGAGCGGGTCGCCTACATCTCCGGCGAGGAGGCGGTGGGACAGGTGCGCCTGCGCGCCGAACGCCTCGGGCTGGCGGGTCACCCGGTGGAGCTGGCGGCGCAGACCAATGTCGAGGACATCGTCGAGACGCTGTCGCAAGGCCAGCCGCCGGCGCTGACCATCATCGACTCGATCCAGACCATGTGGACCGAGACGGTGGAATCGGCGCCGGGCACCGTCACCCAGGTGCGGAGCTCGGCCCAGGCGCTGATCCGCTTCGCCAAGACCACGGGCACGGCGGTGATCCTCGTCGGCCACGTCACCAAGGACGGGCAGATCGCCGGGCCGCGGGTGGTCGAGCACATGGTCGATGCGGTCGCCTCCTTCGAGGGAGACCAGGGCCACCACTTCCGCATCCTGCGCGCGGTCAAGAACCGCTTCGGGCCCACCGACGAGATCGGCGTGTTCGAGATGACCGATGCCGGGCTCGCCGAGGTGCCGAACCCCTCCGCCCTGTTCCTAGCCGGCCGCGACCACGCCGCGCCGGGCACCGCGGTCTTCGCCGGGATGGAGGGCACGCGGCCGCTTCTCGTCGAGATCCAGGCGCTCGTCGCCCCCTCCTCGCTCGGCATGCCGCGCCGGGCCGTGGTCGGCTGGGATCCCAACCGCCTGTCGATGGTGCTCGCCGTGCTGGAGGCCCATGGCGGCATTCGGCTCGGCGGCCACGACGTCTACCTCAACGTCGCGGGCGGCCTGCGCATCACCGAGCCCGCCGCCGACCTCGCGGTCGCCGCCGCGCTCGTCTCCTCGCTCTCGGGGGCGGCGCTTCCCTCCGATTCGGTCTATTTCGGCGAACTCGGCCTGTCGGGGGCGGTGCGGCCGGTCTCGCAGGCGCCCGCCCGGCTGAAGGAGGCGCTCAAGCTCGGCTTCGGCAAGGCGATCACCCCGCAGGGGCGCGGCGAGACCGGCGACCGGGCGCTGCCGACGGAGGCGCTGCGTCACATCGCCGACCTCGTCGCCGGCATCGCCTCGGGGGCGCCCCGGCGCGGCGGCGGACGCCCGCGGGCCGTACGCTACGAGGAGGAGGTGTAG
- a CDS encoding SCO family protein, translated as MRNRALAAVLLGLLGMAGSARGETPPRRSAAELMDVLMWNREPVGGPFALTDQAGRPRTEADFRGRLLLVYFGYTACPDVCPTDLMEIGRALTLLGPDADSVQPVFITLDPEHDTAGLLAEYLPNFHPRLVGLTGSEAAVRRAADAYKVYYETSPRPGGGRAVEHSAFIYLMDRSGAYLGFFPPGTAAERMMTILRPHLTARPAAE; from the coding sequence GTGCGTAACCGGGCGCTCGCGGCCGTCCTGCTCGGCCTGCTCGGCATGGCCGGGTCCGCGCGCGGCGAGACCCCGCCGCGCCGCTCGGCCGCCGAGTTGATGGACGTGCTGATGTGGAACCGCGAGCCGGTCGGCGGCCCGTTCGCGCTGACCGATCAGGCGGGACGGCCTCGCACGGAGGCCGATTTTCGCGGCCGCCTCCTCCTCGTCTATTTCGGCTACACCGCCTGCCCGGATGTCTGCCCGACGGACCTGATGGAGATCGGCCGGGCGCTCACGCTGCTGGGCCCGGACGCCGACTCCGTCCAGCCGGTCTTCATCACGCTCGACCCCGAGCACGACACGGCCGGGCTGCTGGCGGAGTACCTGCCGAACTTCCACCCGCGTCTGGTCGGCCTGACCGGCAGCGAGGCGGCGGTCCGCCGCGCCGCCGACGCCTACAAGGTCTATTACGAGACGAGCCCGCGCCCCGGAGGCGGCCGGGCCGTCGAGCATTCCGCCTTCATCTATCTGATGGACCGATCGGGGGCCTATCTCGGATTCTTTCCGCCCGGCACGGCGGCCGAGCGGATGATGACGATCCTGCGGCCGCATCTCACTGCCCGTCCCGCTGCGGAATAG
- a CDS encoding IS1182 family transposase, which translates to MGRFVVGAERDQTTLFPPCLEDWIAEDNPVRVVDAFVDALDLGALGFAGVDAARTGRPGYHPAALLKLYVYGYLNRVPSSRRLEREAGRNVEVMWLTGQLSPDHKTIAEFRRQNGPAIGRVCARFVGLCREMGLLTGTRVAIDGSKFKAVNNRDRNFTQGKLDRRRQQIEESVSRYLSQLDTADRQDPTPELAAKVVRLKEKIARLGQEMERLAGLEEQMKAAPDRQISLTDPDARSMATSGRGSGVVGYNVQVAVETEHHLIVAHAVTNAGSDRAQLRGMAVRAKQALETDTLDAVADRGYYSGEQILACERAGISVTLPRPMTSGAKAAGRFGKEDFLYRPQENAYLCPAGETLPHRCTTVENGLTLHRYWTNVCSACPMKAECTTGKERRVTRWEHEDVLETVQRRLDADPLAMRVRRETVEHPFGTLKARMGATHFLTKTLPRVSTEMALHVLAYNLTRVLNILGSRKLLAAIPT; encoded by the coding sequence ATGGGACGGTTTGTTGTCGGTGCCGAGCGTGATCAGACGACGCTGTTTCCGCCGTGTCTTGAAGACTGGATCGCCGAGGACAATCCGGTCCGCGTGGTCGATGCCTTCGTGGATGCGCTGGATCTTGGGGCGCTCGGCTTCGCGGGCGTCGATGCGGCACGGACGGGGCGACCGGGCTACCATCCGGCCGCTCTCCTGAAGCTCTACGTCTACGGATACCTCAACCGGGTCCCGTCGAGCCGGCGTCTGGAGCGTGAAGCGGGCCGCAACGTCGAGGTCATGTGGCTGACGGGTCAGCTGTCGCCCGATCACAAGACCATTGCTGAGTTCCGCCGTCAGAACGGACCGGCCATCGGGCGCGTCTGTGCCCGCTTCGTCGGTTTGTGCCGCGAGATGGGCCTGCTGACCGGCACACGCGTCGCGATCGACGGCTCGAAGTTCAAGGCGGTCAACAACCGCGACCGCAACTTCACGCAAGGCAAGCTCGACCGGCGCCGCCAGCAGATCGAGGAGAGCGTGTCGCGCTACCTCTCGCAGCTCGACACGGCCGATCGTCAGGATCCCACACCCGAACTGGCCGCCAAGGTGGTGCGGCTGAAGGAGAAGATCGCCCGCCTCGGGCAGGAGATGGAGCGGTTGGCCGGCCTGGAGGAGCAGATGAAGGCGGCGCCCGACCGGCAGATCTCGCTGACCGATCCCGACGCGCGATCGATGGCAACCAGCGGGCGCGGGTCGGGCGTGGTGGGCTACAACGTCCAGGTGGCGGTCGAGACCGAGCATCATCTGATCGTGGCGCACGCGGTGACCAATGCCGGCTCGGACCGGGCGCAGCTCCGTGGTATGGCAGTACGGGCCAAGCAGGCTCTGGAGACGGACACGCTCGATGCGGTGGCCGACCGGGGCTATTATTCCGGTGAACAGATTCTGGCTTGCGAACGCGCCGGCATCTCGGTCACGCTGCCCCGGCCGATGACCTCGGGCGCCAAGGCCGCCGGCCGCTTCGGCAAGGAGGATTTTCTCTATCGCCCTCAGGAGAATGCCTACCTGTGCCCGGCGGGCGAGACGCTGCCCCACCGATGCACCACGGTGGAGAACGGCCTGACGCTGCATCGGTACTGGACGAACGTGTGCTCGGCCTGCCCGATGAAGGCGGAATGCACGACGGGCAAGGAGCGCCGGGTGACACGTTGGGAGCACGAGGATGTGCTGGAGACGGTGCAGCGCCGATTGGACGCCGATCCGCTGGCCATGCGGGTCCGGCGTGAGACGGTCGAGCATCCTTTCGGTACGCTGAAGGCGCGGATGGGGGCCACGCACTTCCTCACCAAGACCCTGCCGCGCGTCTCGACCGAGATGGCGCTCCATGTCCTCGCCTACAATCTGACGCGGGTTCTCAACATCCTGGGAAGCCGGAAGCTCCTGGCGGCGATCCCCACCTGA
- a CDS encoding CvpA family protein: MPFSVLDLVVLGIVLVSALLAAVRGVTREVLAIIAWVAAAAVAWSLHPLLLPTVKQHISSDTVALVASIAAIFLATLIVVSLVTVKVSDLVLDSRIGAVDRSLGFLFGAGRGFLICVIGWVFLAWLVQGKVPDWAAQAKSRSLLESSGEALVAQLPDNPEGFLKQFRKPKGEGPAEEPPPETDLPAQRRSEAGPAPKR; encoded by the coding sequence ATGCCGTTTTCCGTCCTCGACCTCGTGGTGCTCGGCATCGTGCTCGTCTCGGCGCTGCTCGCCGCCGTGCGCGGCGTGACCCGCGAGGTGCTCGCGATCATTGCCTGGGTGGCCGCCGCCGCGGTGGCATGGTCGCTGCACCCGCTGCTCCTGCCTACCGTCAAGCAGCACATCTCCAGCGACACCGTGGCGCTGGTCGCCTCCATCGCCGCGATCTTCCTCGCCACCCTGATCGTGGTCTCGCTGGTGACGGTGAAGGTCTCCGACCTCGTGCTCGACTCGCGCATCGGCGCCGTCGACCGCTCCCTCGGCTTCCTGTTCGGGGCGGGCCGCGGCTTCCTGATCTGCGTGATCGGCTGGGTGTTCCTGGCCTGGCTCGTACAGGGCAAGGTTCCGGACTGGGCGGCGCAGGCCAAGAGCCGCTCGCTCTTGGAAAGCTCGGGCGAGGCGCTGGTGGCGCAGCTGCCCGACAATCCGGAGGGCTTCCTCAAGCAGTTCCGCAAGCCGAAGGGCGAGGGGCCGGCCGAGGAGCCGCCGCCGGAGACCGACCTCCCCGCCCAGCGCCGCAGCGAGGCCGGGCCCGCGCCGAAGCGCTGA